The proteins below come from a single Benincasa hispida cultivar B227 chromosome 4, ASM972705v1, whole genome shotgun sequence genomic window:
- the LOC120075734 gene encoding probable inactive poly [ADP-ribose] polymerase SRO3 produces MASKLLMHEQLRKKMLGSTEVRSPLRNPTDSSSSSCNHFSDSPQSLIQNYSNFKTSGLPSRFMFYLDSSWVDFPTQVLEILRTGFSDRKPAMELKIDGSKYLFDLYRMLQIDLDTGRQRSVAWIDENGKCFFPKVFIGEESANTSRTSCSRKIEIEITIDGKYGKRKREEIEENEVNSSNEHVDVKKASKIPRVVANDSETSVWPKTKALNEGDSAYSLVSNFLLPSMKKVDPSFSISAIHQCTHTGPLEKARLDVFLKQNEITTAVRGVSNMVYAWYGASARTLAGILAHGFGEPVQVPSSDTTHGIGVYLSPLGLPHLSSKLSEADGNGVKHVVLCRVILGKIEKVEAGSQQCHPSSTEFDTGVDDPTFPKRYIVWCSNMNRHILPEYIVSYKSTNYLPGKLRESTETKYSLVKLLSKMKNSLPTSKVQEVATLFQKFKVGQLAKDVLVKRLRSIAGDEMLLSMIREIRGCQ; encoded by the exons ATGGCCTCCAAGCTACTGATGCATGAGcaattgaggaagaagatgttGGGGTCAACTGAAGTTCGATCTCCTCTCAGAAACCCTACCGattcttcctcctcttcttgCAACCACTTCTCCGATTCTCCCCAGTCTTTGATTCAGAACTACTCCAATTTCAAGACAAGTGGTTTACCTTCACGTTTTATGTTCTATTTGGACAGTTCGTGGGTTGATTTCCCTACTCAAGTGCTTGAAATCTTGCGAACGGGGTTTTCCGACCGAAAGCCGGCGATGGAATTGAAAATTGATGGATCGAAGTACTTATTTGATCTGTACAGGATGTTGCAGATTGATTTAGACACCGGTAGACAGAGATCGGTTGCTTGGATCGATGAAAACGGTAAGTGTTTCTTCCCCAAAGTTTTTATTGGGGAAGAAAGTGCTAACACCTCCCGGACTTCTTGTAGTcggaaaattgaaattgagattACGATTGATGGGAAATACGGTAAAAGAAAGAGGGAGGAGATCGAAGAAAATGAAGTCAATTCCAGTAATGAACATGTGGATGTGAAGAAGGCATCGAAAATACCGCGTGTAGTTGCGAATGATTCAGAAACTTCTGTATGGCCGAAGACGAAGGCGCTGAATGAAGGGGATAGTGCGTATTCTTTAGTAAGCAATTTCCTTCTCCCTTCAATGAAAAAGGTTGATCCTAGTTTTTCAATCTCCGCAATTCATCAGTGCACCCATACTGGGCCACTGGAAAAAGCTCGTCTCGATGTGTTTCTGAAGCAGAATGAAATTACAACGGCTGTTCGTGGTGTGTCGAATATGGTTTATGCATGGTATGGAGCTTCTGCAAGAACTTTGGCCGGAATTTTGGCTCATGGATTTGGGGAGCCTGTTCAGGTTCCTTCCTCTGATACAACCCATGGCATTGGAGTTTATTTATCTCCATTGGGCTTGCCCCATTTGAG TTCTAAGCTATCAGAGGCCGATGGCAATGGAGTTAAACATGTGGTTTTATGTCGAGTTATATTGGGCAAGATTGAAAAAGTTGAAGCAGGATCTCAACAATGTCATCCTTCAAGTACAGAGTTTGACACTGGTGTGGATGATCCAACATTTCCAAAACGGTATATTGTATGGTGTAGCAATATGAACAGACACATTTTACCAGAATACATAGTGAGCTATAAATCAACAAATTATTTGCCGG GTAAGTTGAGAGAGTCGACTGAGACAAAGTATTCCCTTGTGAAATTACTTTCAAAGATGAAGAATTCCCTGCCTACCTCTAAAGTTCAAGAGGTCGCGACATTGTTCCAGAAATTTAAG GTTGGACAATTGGCAAAGGATGTTCTTGTTAAAAGGTTACGATCAATTGCTGGAGATGAGATGCTTCTATCAATGATTCGTGAAATTCGTGGATGTCAATGA